The sequence TAGCACAGCACTAGTACATTGTGATGTATCTGAAACTTTATACGACTATTGAAGATTTCAATTTGCAAACATATTTCTAGTGCTTAGCCAGCTTAGGTAATCATTTAATATGAGAGCGGGGGTAATTTTCACACAGGTGTTCTACAATTTTTTAAGCGGTAAATATTTGTTAGAGAGTTAAGCTGAGCGTATCTTTTCATTACAGGGTGAAGGTGACTTTGTATCAATACTTACTGGGCTTCTTACCTCCTTACATAGGGAGCCACACTGTGTGGCCCACACATTGCTGGAATATATTTCATTGATATCGACACACAAGTTCAATAGTGTGTGGGATAGTGGGAGATCAAATTTCAATGTGTCTGCCGAAATAGCGTGATCCGTATaagtaggaaattgaaaagtaaagtcttgtCCAGATGTATAGAGATGGACCTTCTGATACTtgggagaaaagttctccggaaggagGAGGACGCGAACACGGAACGTGTTCAACCGTTTAATCCTGGAGGCCGCACTTTCTACAcatgctgttactgacgaggtcaGTTAGTTTGGTCATCATGAGCCTTAGGTCTTCTCTCTTTGCAGATATGAGCAGCTTCGTAGGTTTTACCATGCGTAGGGATTGAATGAACCTAACCTCACtttaatataaacaataaaaaaattttttttaaattctcctctgtgtttttttaatataacttttTTCAAACCAACTTTTTCTTAAAAACACATGTAGGAAATAAAAGTTTAATGGCTATGTGAGcctaactctgtaatcttttttCTTACGTAATACCACTTTCCCacccaaataataaataaacttaagATTAGCGATTGTATTAAGCTAAATGTACCAGGTGCCCCCGTCCCTTTCCCCCATTTCCCCCAATCCCTTAGTTCCCACCCACGTCCATTCAAGATCTCCCACTTAACAAACCATCTGTACACGCCGTCCGTTTCGGTTTTTTATCACCCTGCAGACAAGCCGCATAGCCGATGGCATGTGGCAAGAAGTTCTGCTCATAATTCCCAGTGAAGAGATGAGCGAATGGACCAGTCGCAAATACGCCCACATCATCACCACCATGAGTCTCCGATTCCAACGGTACCATTGAAGGGAATGGATAATCTTTGTTTTTCATATTGACATCGAGTAAATTCTTACGTTTGACGGAGCCATTCGCTTTGAAGACATTATATTCAAAACCTGGACCATTGGCATAGCTGAGCGTTGCATAGGGCATCTTATCATCAGCCAACTGACCATTGTTCACACCAATAATATCATTTTTGCGCGATGAGTAACCAGCCACAGACATTGTATGCGAATGATCTGATGTGACGACGGTAAGTGTGTCGCGTTCGTTGGTACGCGACCGTGCTAAACTGATGGCCTTATCGAACTCAGCGGTTTCATCAAGCGCTTTCATGGCGAGTGTGTCATGGTGGGCATGATCAATGCGACCACCCTCAACAAAGAGGAAGAAACCACGTTCGTTACTTTGACGTTCCAAAATATCCAAAGCAACTGCAGTCATCTCGGCAAGTGTTGGTGTTTGAGTGAGGTCAGCATCGAGATGAAAAGGCATGTGATTGGCGCCAAAAAGACCCATGACGCGTGTATTAGAGGCGGGTAACTATAAGAAGAAAGATTTGCATATAAGCTAATTGTATGAATACGCACCTAATTAACACAAATACTTACATTCAAGAGCTCATCACGTGTCTGCACATAACGCGCTGTGCTGCCATGCTTAGCCTGCCATTCTTTAACAAGATTACGTCCATCCATGCGGCGCCCCCATACGCCACTCAACTCTTGTTCGC is a genomic window of Eurosta solidaginis isolate ZX-2024a chromosome 4, ASM4086904v1, whole genome shotgun sequence containing:
- the phu gene encoding membrane-bound alkaline phosphatase, whose amino-acid sequence is MWNLRALYLLLLVVPYGIYSAHAFAIHHESAERRMHPVFNFKSAVPQHTIQKRSMPMIKFDSSKMEEDYSHYWNSVGQSILDKQLAEKSVLNTNLAKNVILFLGDGMSIPTLTAGRVYLGGEEKQYSFERFPYVGLSKTYCTNTQVPDSACAATAYLGGVKTNYGTIGVSAAVEVNDCLGQNNSFHHVHSIAAWAQQQGMATGFVTTTAVTHASPAGVYAHTANRNWENDAEVLSDNGDPNVCPDIASQLVYGEVGRNLNVILGGGRQHFTPHSEQELSGVWGRRMDGRNLVKEWQAKHGSTARYVQTRDELLNLPASNTRVMGLFGANHMPFHLDADLTQTPTLAEMTAVALDILERQSNERGFFLFVEGGRIDHAHHDTLAMKALDETAEFDKAISLARSRTNERDTLTVVTSDHSHTMSVAGYSSRKNDIIGVNNGQLADDKMPYATLSYANGPGFEYNVFKANGSVKRKNLLDVNMKNKDYPFPSMVPLESETHGGDDVGVFATGPFAHLFTGNYEQNFLPHAIGYAACLQGDKKPKRTACTDGLLSGRS